The following are encoded in a window of Chryseobacterium sp. genomic DNA:
- a CDS encoding transposase, producing the protein MWCNRRCFQFYSKGYSKNIYRSSEKDCGKCPLRAECCGKVTRFKKLDDSIHKPLYDAMHKKLNRDKKYTRFLTKRRSSRVEPVLGTLINHHNMKCEAFTNTNKEIKTSE; encoded by the coding sequence GTGTGGTGTAACCGGCGCTGTTTTCAGTTTTACAGCAAAGGCTACTCGAAGAACATCTACAGAAGCAGCGAAAAAGATTGCGGCAAATGTCCGTTACGGGCTGAATGCTGCGGAAAGGTCACCAGGTTCAAGAAACTGGATGACAGCATCCACAAACCGCTCTACGATGCCATGCACAAGAAACTAAACCGGGACAAGAAATACACCCGTTTTCTCACCAAACGCCGGAGTTCGCGCGTAGAACCGGTTCTGGGAACCCTCATCAACCATCACAACATGAAATGCGAAGCATTCACGAACACCAATAAAGAAATAAAAACTAGTGAGTAA
- a CDS encoding glycosyltransferase, which yields MVNHDYPKPANYDMIVFCHLRWDFVYQRPQHLISRLAKDYKVLVIEEPVPTRLNGKGPFEIKEVYPNVHVCRPPVNSMNDIGRYLRKKLPKNSFRVGWFYSPAFVSVLEELDFDTVVYDCMDELTLFRGASPELVGQEKALMSAADVVYTGGKSLYESKAKKHHNVHCFPSSVDIEHFSGKNGVQAEKPADMLGIPGTVVGYYGVIDERIDLNLLKKTAALAPEISFVMVGPLCKISENDLPKAENIYYLGMKSYEELPAYLHHFDIAMMPFALNDSTRFISPTKTLEYMAANKPIISTRIKDVERDYSHCIMLIDNEQDFLKAITNPERNFSGSYAEILMNTSWDRTAKKMGAIIEKTLAV from the coding sequence ATGGTTAATCATGACTATCCGAAACCGGCAAACTACGATATGATCGTCTTTTGTCATCTGCGCTGGGATTTTGTCTATCAGCGTCCTCAACACCTGATCAGCCGTTTGGCAAAGGACTATAAGGTGTTAGTAATTGAGGAGCCCGTACCTACACGTCTGAACGGAAAAGGACCCTTTGAAATAAAGGAAGTTTATCCAAATGTGCATGTGTGCCGTCCACCGGTAAACAGTATGAACGACATTGGGCGCTACCTTCGTAAGAAACTCCCGAAGAACAGCTTCCGGGTGGGCTGGTTTTACTCTCCCGCATTCGTATCAGTATTGGAAGAACTTGATTTTGACACTGTAGTTTACGACTGCATGGACGAACTCACCCTTTTCCGTGGCGCTTCTCCCGAACTTGTAGGTCAGGAAAAAGCGCTGATGTCAGCGGCAGACGTGGTGTATACGGGTGGAAAATCACTCTACGAATCCAAAGCAAAAAAGCATCATAACGTGCACTGCTTCCCAAGCTCTGTTGATATTGAGCACTTCTCCGGTAAAAATGGTGTCCAGGCTGAAAAACCGGCTGATATGTTGGGAATTCCCGGAACAGTTGTAGGATATTATGGCGTTATTGATGAGCGTATTGACCTTAATCTCCTAAAAAAAACGGCCGCGCTGGCGCCTGAAATTTCCTTCGTAATGGTTGGTCCACTCTGCAAGATCAGTGAAAATGACCTGCCAAAAGCGGAAAACATTTACTATCTGGGTATGAAGTCATACGAAGAATTACCTGCCTATCTGCACCATTTCGACATTGCAATGATGCCGTTTGCGCTTAATGATTCTACGAGGTTTATAAGTCCAACGAAAACCCTGGAGTATATGGCAGCAAACAAACCTATTATCTCCACCCGGATTAAGGATGTGGAGAGAGATTACAGCCATTGCATTATGCTCATAGATAACGAACAGGATTTTCTGAAAGCGATTACAAATCCGGAGCGTAATTTCAGTGGCAGCTACGCTGAAATTCTTATGAACACCTCCTGGGACCGTACCGCAAAAAAAATGGGCGCAATCATTGAAAAAACACTGGCGGTATGA
- the glf gene encoding UDP-galactopyranose mutase — protein MKADILIIGAGISGATLAERYANAGKKVLIIEKRDHIAGNCYDHYDENGILVSKYGAHLFHTNDAEVWEYVNRFGEWYPWEHRVVARVDDKTVPIPVNISTVNILFGENLETEEQMKQWLEANRIPFETPANGEEAVLNRVGPVLYDKMFKHYTKKQWDKYPAELHASVLERIPVRSSYDDRYFSDTYQALPKGGYTKVFENMLSHPNITVLLNTDYFDVKDQYDGYEKLFYTGPIDRFFEFEEELTEKLEYRSINFVTEQVDAEYFQENSVVNYPGREVDFTRIVEYKYFGNQKSAKTSIVKEFTVDEGEPYYPVPNEKNQLIYEKYKARADQLTDVYFVGRLANYKYFNMDQAFKNALDLYRTLEHAKADAL, from the coding sequence ATGAAGGCAGATATCCTGATCATAGGGGCAGGCATCTCCGGTGCTACATTAGCAGAGCGATATGCCAATGCCGGCAAAAAAGTGCTCATTATTGAAAAAAGAGATCATATAGCAGGAAACTGTTATGATCATTACGATGAAAACGGAATTCTTGTATCCAAATATGGTGCCCACCTCTTTCACACCAACGATGCGGAGGTTTGGGAATATGTAAACCGGTTTGGCGAATGGTACCCCTGGGAACACCGCGTAGTAGCACGTGTTGACGATAAAACTGTTCCAATTCCTGTTAATATTTCAACTGTTAATATCCTCTTTGGCGAAAACCTGGAAACAGAAGAACAAATGAAGCAGTGGCTGGAAGCGAACCGCATTCCGTTTGAAACACCTGCCAATGGTGAGGAGGCCGTCCTGAACCGCGTAGGTCCGGTGCTGTATGATAAAATGTTTAAACATTATACAAAGAAACAGTGGGACAAATATCCGGCAGAACTGCACGCATCCGTACTGGAACGGATACCTGTACGTTCAAGTTATGACGACCGCTACTTTTCCGACACCTACCAGGCACTTCCGAAAGGTGGATATACCAAAGTTTTTGAAAATATGCTCAGCCATCCAAACATTACCGTACTTCTGAATACAGATTATTTTGATGTGAAGGACCAGTATGACGGCTATGAGAAACTGTTTTACACGGGTCCTATTGACCGATTTTTTGAGTTTGAGGAGGAACTGACCGAAAAACTGGAGTACAGGTCCATCAACTTTGTAACAGAGCAGGTAGATGCAGAATATTTTCAGGAGAACTCCGTGGTGAATTATCCCGGACGCGAGGTGGATTTTACACGTATTGTGGAATACAAGTATTTCGGAAATCAAAAATCCGCTAAAACCAGTATAGTGAAGGAATTTACCGTGGATGAAGGTGAACCCTACTATCCGGTTCCCAACGAGAAAAACCAACTGATTTACGAGAAGTATAAAGCCCGGGCAGACCAGCTTACAGATGTTTACTTCGTAGGACGCCTGGCGAACTATAAGTACTTCAATATGGACCAGGCATTTAAAAACGCACTGGACCTTTACCGGACACTTGAGCACGCAAAAGCTGACGCCTTATGA
- a CDS encoding adenylyltransferase/cytidyltransferase family protein, which translates to MENSKTIGITFSCFDLLHAGHVRMLAEARAQCDYLIVGLQTDPTIDRPEKNKPTQTVVERYIQLKGCRYVDEIIPYTTEKDLEDILQLYSIDVRIVGSEYKDKDFTGRDYCDENNIVLYFNERRHRFSSTNLRKEIYRMENQKVQENLPELNGVHRKALS; encoded by the coding sequence ATGGAAAATTCAAAAACTATAGGTATTACTTTCAGCTGTTTCGACCTGCTGCATGCGGGTCATGTACGGATGCTCGCCGAAGCGCGTGCTCAGTGCGATTACCTTATCGTAGGCCTGCAAACGGATCCCACCATAGACCGGCCGGAGAAAAACAAGCCCACACAGACAGTGGTTGAGCGCTATATACAGCTGAAAGGCTGCAGGTATGTAGATGAGATTATCCCCTACACCACCGAAAAGGACCTGGAAGATATACTTCAGCTGTACTCCATAGACGTACGGATTGTGGGCTCCGAATATAAGGACAAAGACTTTACCGGTAGGGATTATTGTGACGAAAACAACATCGTTCTCTACTTCAATGAAAGGCGGCACCGCTTTTCCAGCACGAATCTGCGGAAGGAAATCTACCGTATGGAAAACCAAAAAGTACAAGAAAATTTACCGGAACTGAACGGCGTACACCGCAAAGCCCTTTCATAA
- a CDS encoding DedA family protein, with product MEFLQTVLDFFLNLDKHLYTMILDYGLWIYLILFLIIFVETGLVVMPFLPGDSLLFAAGTFCAGVIGATGETASLNLWLILALLTIAAILGDTLNYYLGKNVGLRMLSFKLGDKQLVNPKYIEQTQAFYSKNGPKTIIIARFVPIVRTFAPFVAGIGSMNYSTFIKYNVIGAFVWVWSLTLMGYFFGNLPVVQENFETVIFAIIGISLLPMVWEYVNAKFLKKGDK from the coding sequence ATGGAGTTTTTACAAACTGTACTTGATTTTTTCCTGAACCTCGATAAGCATCTGTACACCATGATTTTGGATTATGGATTATGGATTTACCTCATCCTCTTCCTGATTATTTTTGTGGAAACCGGACTGGTAGTGATGCCATTCCTTCCCGGCGATTCACTGCTTTTCGCTGCCGGAACCTTCTGTGCGGGGGTAATTGGAGCCACAGGCGAAACTGCCAGTCTCAACCTTTGGCTTATTCTGGCCTTGCTCACTATAGCGGCCATCCTGGGGGATACGCTGAATTACTATCTTGGAAAAAATGTGGGACTCAGGATGCTGAGCTTTAAATTAGGAGATAAGCAGCTTGTAAACCCAAAGTATATTGAGCAAACACAGGCGTTTTACAGCAAAAATGGTCCAAAAACAATCATCATTGCCCGGTTTGTACCTATTGTGCGGACGTTCGCACCGTTTGTGGCCGGAATTGGATCCATGAACTATTCAACCTTTATCAAGTACAATGTGATTGGGGCTTTTGTTTGGGTGTGGAGCCTGACGCTGATGGGTTATTTCTTCGGCAACCTTCCCGTCGTGCAGGAAAATTTTGAAACAGTAATCTTCGCAATTATAGGAATCTCTCTGTTACCCATGGTGTGGGAGTATGTGAATGCTAAATTCCTTAAAAAGGGGGATAAATAA
- a CDS encoding SDR family NAD(P)-dependent oxidoreductase, with the protein MKKLENKVAVITGAGSGIGKSTALLFAREGARVVVSDINAEHGNQVVSEIEGMGGEAFFVMADSSSPGDNERLVSETVKKYGRLDIAVNNAGIGGEINKAGDMTVEGWKKVIDINLSSVFYGVKYQAPQMVKDGGGSIINIASILGQAGFASSSGYVAAKHGVVGLTKAVAWEYAKENVRINAVGPGFVYSGMVNEESMGKEALTFLETKHAFGRLGQPEEIAAMLLFLASDDASFVTGSYYPVDGGYLAV; encoded by the coding sequence ATGAAAAAATTAGAGAACAAAGTAGCAGTGATCACGGGCGCAGGATCCGGTATCGGAAAGTCAACTGCGCTTCTTTTTGCACGCGAAGGTGCCAGAGTAGTTGTAAGTGACATCAACGCTGAGCATGGCAATCAGGTCGTGTCAGAAATTGAAGGTATGGGCGGTGAAGCTTTTTTTGTAATGGCAGATTCGTCCAGCCCCGGAGACAATGAAAGGCTGGTATCGGAAACGGTGAAAAAATACGGCAGACTGGACATTGCGGTAAACAATGCGGGTATCGGCGGAGAAATAAACAAGGCCGGAGACATGACCGTTGAGGGTTGGAAAAAAGTGATTGACATCAACCTTTCCAGTGTATTTTACGGCGTAAAGTACCAGGCTCCCCAAATGGTGAAAGACGGTGGCGGCAGCATCATCAACATAGCCTCAATATTGGGTCAGGCGGGATTTGCTAGCTCCAGCGGATATGTGGCAGCCAAGCATGGCGTGGTGGGATTGACAAAAGCTGTAGCCTGGGAATATGCCAAGGAGAATGTCCGCATCAATGCGGTAGGTCCGGGTTTTGTATACAGTGGAATGGTGAACGAAGAATCCATGGGCAAAGAAGCACTCACTTTTCTGGAAACCAAGCATGCTTTCGGCAGATTAGGACAACCAGAAGAAATAGCGGCCATGCTGCTGTTCCTGGCCTCAGATGATGCCTCCTTTGTGACCGGATCCTATTATCCTGTAGACGGCGGCTATCTTGCTGTTTAA
- a CDS encoding NADPH-dependent FMN reductase — protein sequence MAKKIAVIVGSLRKESYNRKIAQEMIRLSEGKLEMKIVEIADLPLYTEDLDQNPPEAWTSFREQIKGADGLLIVSPEYNRTIPGALKNAVDVGSRPYGSSVWPGKPGAVVTSSISSLGGLAANHHIRQAFVFVDVPLMQQPEAYIGNAAEIFKEDGKTLVADTEKFLSDFIDAFHQWVMKF from the coding sequence ATGGCAAAAAAAATCGCAGTAATTGTAGGTTCTCTCAGGAAAGAATCCTACAACAGAAAAATCGCTCAAGAAATGATCCGGCTTTCCGAAGGTAAACTGGAGATGAAGATCGTGGAGATCGCAGACTTACCGCTTTATACGGAGGACCTTGACCAGAATCCACCGGAAGCGTGGACTTCTTTTCGGGAGCAGATTAAGGGTGCAGACGGCCTGCTAATTGTCTCGCCGGAGTACAATCGTACCATTCCGGGAGCACTAAAAAATGCAGTTGATGTGGGCTCGCGCCCTTACGGCAGTTCCGTCTGGCCGGGAAAACCGGGAGCTGTAGTGACCTCATCTATAAGTTCGCTGGGTGGTCTGGCCGCCAACCATCATATCCGTCAGGCTTTTGTATTTGTAGATGTACCCTTGATGCAACAGCCCGAAGCCTATATCGGAAATGCAGCTGAAATATTTAAAGAAGACGGTAAAACGCTTGTTGCCGATACCGAAAAATTCCTCAGCGATTTTATTGATGCCTTCCATCAATGGGTTATGAAATTTTAA
- a CDS encoding cation-translocating P-type ATPase, with the protein MWFTKSIDETLNELNVNPESGLTGAEAEARQKSFGPNRLESKKKKSILQIFISQLNDWLIYVLFAAVIITFIMAEYIDSVIILLVILINAAIGVFQEVKAGLAIDALKQLSVPKALVKRDSHVSEISSVDLVPGDIVILEAGRVVPADLRLIEAVNLQTEESALTGESLPVTKDAAAVHTDSATPLGDRNNQAFMSSTVTYGRGTGIAVATAMDTEVGKIAHLIGNEAESKTPLEKRLNELGKMLGKIAVAVCVFIFVLSWLQGRNLGEMFLTAVSLAVASIPEGLAAIVAVVLSIGVTAMSRKNAIIRKLPAVETLGSVNIICSDKTGTLTHNKMTVTQVYTSEGLYDLEKDGTDAASDTVKFAATAMILCSDATLQDGEATGDPTEVALLALGDSIGIDRTHLAHITSRKDEKGFDSDRKMMSVLVRTEDDYKVFSKGALGSLKKLVTHVWANGKSREITDDDLQSFSEAARQMSDLALRTLAVAYKPANSGTGQEEMEKDLVLLGLVGMMDPARDEVKPSIKTAKEAGIKTVMITGDHRNTALAIAKDLDIATGSAQVITGPEIEKLTGDELEAMVDNYSVFARVSPEHKVRIVHALKAKGNIVSMTGDGVNDAPSLQAADIGVAMGITGTDVAKGAADMILTDDNFSTIVKAIEQGRNIYNNIRKSVIFLLTCNLGEVVLMVAALLAGWPSPLIATQLLWINLLTDTLPAIALGMDKGDPEVMKEKPRPVDESFFSDGAGKSAVIGGIFIGLITTFGYWYGYHELGYMPWDDQVPDEVVKNARTLAFMILVCSQLFYSLGMRNRKKLLFKSGIFGNKYLIGAIGLGLLLQVMVIFIPALRDAFKLHMLDARGWIMAVALGLLPLVALEISKIIRHLKK; encoded by the coding sequence ATGTGGTTTACAAAATCAATTGATGAAACTTTAAATGAACTGAATGTAAATCCTGAATCCGGTCTCACCGGCGCTGAAGCTGAGGCCCGCCAAAAATCTTTCGGACCCAACCGCCTTGAGTCCAAAAAAAAGAAATCCATTCTTCAGATTTTCATTTCGCAACTCAATGACTGGCTGATTTATGTGCTCTTTGCCGCAGTGATAATTACTTTTATTATGGCGGAATATATTGACTCGGTAATCATCCTGCTCGTGATACTTATCAATGCAGCTATCGGTGTATTTCAGGAAGTTAAAGCGGGCCTGGCCATAGACGCCCTGAAACAACTTTCGGTACCCAAAGCCCTGGTAAAGCGCGATTCGCACGTTTCCGAAATCAGCAGTGTAGATCTTGTACCTGGTGATATTGTCATTCTGGAAGCAGGAAGAGTTGTTCCTGCCGACCTCAGACTTATAGAAGCGGTAAACCTGCAGACTGAAGAATCGGCACTTACCGGTGAATCTCTTCCCGTTACGAAAGATGCTGCCGCAGTTCACACAGATTCCGCAACTCCGCTGGGTGACAGGAATAATCAGGCTTTTATGTCGTCTACAGTAACGTATGGGCGCGGAACTGGAATTGCCGTAGCCACAGCAATGGATACAGAAGTAGGAAAGATCGCACACCTCATAGGAAATGAAGCTGAATCCAAAACGCCACTTGAAAAGAGGCTGAATGAGTTGGGGAAAATGCTGGGTAAAATTGCTGTCGCCGTTTGCGTTTTCATCTTTGTACTTTCGTGGCTGCAGGGCCGGAATCTGGGTGAGATGTTCCTGACGGCGGTTTCCCTGGCTGTAGCTTCCATCCCCGAAGGACTGGCTGCAATTGTGGCCGTCGTTCTTTCCATTGGTGTTACTGCAATGTCCCGGAAAAACGCGATCATCCGCAAGCTGCCGGCTGTTGAAACGCTGGGATCTGTAAATATCATCTGTTCCGACAAAACCGGCACATTGACCCACAACAAAATGACGGTTACACAGGTCTATACCTCAGAAGGTCTCTATGATTTGGAAAAGGACGGCACAGATGCTGCAAGCGACACAGTGAAGTTTGCAGCAACAGCAATGATCCTTTGTTCCGATGCCACGCTGCAGGACGGTGAGGCTACCGGTGACCCTACAGAAGTCGCCTTGCTTGCGCTGGGCGACAGTATCGGTATAGACCGGACGCACTTGGCTCATATTACATCCCGAAAAGATGAAAAAGGATTCGATAGTGACCGGAAAATGATGTCGGTACTCGTGCGCACTGAAGATGATTATAAAGTCTTCAGCAAGGGAGCGTTGGGAAGTCTGAAAAAACTGGTTACACATGTCTGGGCCAACGGGAAAAGCCGCGAAATTACTGATGATGACCTGCAGAGTTTCAGTGAGGCTGCACGGCAGATGTCAGATTTGGCACTCCGAACACTGGCAGTAGCCTATAAGCCTGCCAATTCCGGTACCGGCCAGGAGGAAATGGAGAAAGACTTGGTACTGCTGGGGCTTGTGGGGATGATGGATCCGGCACGGGACGAGGTAAAACCGTCCATAAAAACAGCTAAGGAAGCAGGCATAAAAACAGTGATGATTACCGGTGACCACAGGAATACCGCTTTGGCCATAGCCAAAGACCTTGATATTGCTACGGGGTCGGCGCAGGTTATTACAGGTCCCGAAATTGAAAAGCTGACCGGGGATGAGCTGGAAGCCATGGTAGACAATTACTCGGTTTTCGCCCGCGTTTCGCCTGAGCACAAAGTTCGGATCGTACATGCGCTGAAAGCCAAAGGAAACATCGTTTCAATGACCGGCGACGGCGTAAATGATGCCCCTTCTCTGCAGGCTGCAGATATTGGCGTGGCCATGGGAATCACGGGGACTGATGTAGCCAAAGGTGCTGCGGACATGATTCTTACCGACGATAATTTTTCCACCATCGTGAAAGCCATTGAACAAGGCCGGAACATCTACAACAATATCAGGAAATCGGTCATTTTTCTTTTAACCTGTAATCTCGGAGAGGTAGTCCTGATGGTGGCTGCATTGCTTGCAGGCTGGCCCTCCCCACTTATTGCAACGCAGCTGCTTTGGATTAACCTTCTTACAGACACCCTGCCCGCCATCGCTCTGGGCATGGACAAGGGCGATCCGGAAGTGATGAAGGAAAAGCCGCGCCCGGTAGATGAGAGTTTTTTCTCAGACGGTGCCGGCAAATCTGCCGTAATAGGTGGAATCTTCATTGGACTTATTACCACCTTTGGTTACTGGTATGGCTACCATGAACTCGGTTATATGCCTTGGGATGACCAGGTGCCGGATGAAGTGGTGAAAAATGCAAGAACGCTGGCCTTCATGATACTCGTATGTTCACAGCTTTTTTATTCACTGGGCATGAGAAACCGGAAAAAACTCCTTTTTAAGTCAGGAATTTTTGGCAATAAGTATCTGATTGGTGCCATCGGGCTGGGCCTGCTGTTACAGGTGATGGTCATTTTTATTCCGGCGCTGCGCGATGCTTTTAAATTACATATGCTGGATGCGAGGGGCTGGATCATGGCAGTTGCGTTGGGTCTTTTGCCTTTAGTTGCTCTCGAAATCAGCAAAATTATTCGGCATCTCAAAAAATAA
- a CDS encoding AI-2E family transporter produces the protein MQKLFSKISVQKALLFISLFLVGIILFELKYFVSGIMGAVTLYILTRRFYLNLTEKKKWNSNLTITLILFMIVISFAVPLWILIEILIPKINELINDHDAIIENYNTVRKFLENNEFLKRFDLQFSDQRILQLVNKVISYIPSTLNWVGQTFGNIFVALFILYFMLRQSREMEERLKELLPLSRGSKKYLIRHTAALIRSNAYGVPILGFSQGVIAMVGYYIFGVENAIFWGLLTGAASIVPVLGTMLIYMPVCIYQIATGDVQGGLLLALYCLVLVGGIDNVLRFTLLKKMADIHPLITVFGVVLGLQLFGAMGLVFGPVLLSLPGILYRVFEMERSLKDLQEHGGQDAENHIS, from the coding sequence ATGCAAAAACTGTTCAGCAAAATAAGCGTGCAGAAAGCGCTTCTCTTCATCTCACTCTTTCTTGTTGGGATTATCCTGTTTGAGTTAAAATACTTTGTGTCCGGAATTATGGGTGCGGTCACACTTTATATACTGACCCGGCGCTTTTACCTGAATCTTACCGAAAAAAAGAAATGGAACAGCAACCTTACCATAACACTTATCCTGTTTATGATAGTCATCTCCTTTGCAGTGCCGCTTTGGATCCTTATCGAAATCCTGATTCCTAAGATCAATGAACTGATTAACGACCATGATGCAATTATTGAAAACTACAATACCGTACGCAAATTCCTGGAAAACAACGAATTTCTGAAACGTTTTGACCTTCAATTCTCTGATCAAAGAATCCTGCAGCTCGTCAATAAGGTTATTTCCTACATTCCGTCTACATTAAACTGGGTAGGTCAGACATTTGGAAATATTTTCGTAGCTCTGTTCATTCTGTACTTTATGCTGAGGCAGTCCCGGGAAATGGAAGAGCGGCTGAAGGAACTGCTTCCACTTTCACGCGGGAGCAAAAAGTACCTCATCCGTCACACTGCAGCACTTATCAGGTCCAATGCGTATGGTGTTCCTATCCTGGGTTTCAGTCAGGGTGTCATAGCCATGGTGGGCTATTATATATTTGGTGTGGAGAATGCCATATTTTGGGGCCTTCTAACAGGTGCCGCCTCAATTGTACCGGTTCTGGGTACCATGCTCATCTATATGCCTGTCTGCATTTATCAGATTGCCACCGGCGATGTGCAAGGTGGACTTCTCCTTGCTTTGTACTGTCTTGTTTTGGTTGGCGGTATTGATAATGTGCTGCGTTTTACACTTTTAAAGAAGATGGCGGATATCCATCCGCTCATTACCGTATTTGGAGTAGTGCTGGGACTTCAGCTGTTTGGTGCAATGGGACTTGTCTTTGGGCCTGTCCTGCTTTCCCTGCCGGGAATACTGTACCGTGTTTTTGAAATGGAGCGGAGTTTAAAGGACCTGCAGGAACATGGCGGCCAGGATGCCGAAAATCACATTTCTTAA
- a CDS encoding YceI family protein, which translates to MKNLSILALSAVLTLAACKESKTDTATTSGEQTVAAAVGDTFTVNTAASTVKWTAYHKGGLNPRFGTTQATGTFTVENGALTAGSLTSDINTLTTDPKAVDPALSDGKTSADLDAHLKNEDFFDVAKYPSVKFDITKVEDLAAGTESKVAGANKTVSGNLTIKDKTVNVSFPAKVEVTENGLTMVSSFTINRQDWGLTYGTEGDAKDWMISQEVDLELNIVAS; encoded by the coding sequence ATGAAAAATTTATCAATTCTCGCACTTAGCGCAGTTCTTACACTGGCAGCATGTAAGGAATCCAAGACAGACACCGCCACCACTTCCGGCGAACAAACCGTAGCTGCTGCTGTGGGTGACACTTTTACCGTAAATACAGCAGCCAGTACAGTGAAATGGACAGCTTACCACAAGGGAGGTCTGAACCCGCGTTTTGGAACTACGCAGGCTACCGGAACGTTTACCGTGGAAAACGGTGCACTTACGGCCGGTTCCCTTACTTCAGATATCAATACACTTACAACAGATCCAAAGGCTGTAGATCCTGCATTGAGTGATGGAAAAACATCCGCAGACCTGGATGCGCACCTGAAAAATGAGGATTTCTTCGATGTTGCGAAATATCCTTCGGTGAAATTTGACATCACGAAGGTAGAAGATTTAGCTGCCGGAACGGAAAGCAAAGTTGCCGGTGCCAATAAAACCGTGAGCGGCAATCTTACCATTAAGGACAAAACAGTGAACGTTTCTTTCCCGGCGAAAGTAGAGGTAACCGAAAACGGTCTCACAATGGTATCAAGCTTCACCATCAACCGCCAGGACTGGGGACTAACCTACGGTACTGAAGGTGATGCTAAAGACTGGATGATTTCCCAGGAAGTGGATCTGGAACTGAACATAGTTGCTTCATAG
- a CDS encoding PLDc N-terminal domain-containing protein: MTISDWSTVVIFGLLLFIWLLPFIIILSSNRTHGKEKLAWILAVIFISWFAWIFYLLLAPVSRQRTRVD; this comes from the coding sequence ATGACTATTTCAGATTGGAGTACGGTTGTAATTTTCGGTTTACTGTTATTTATCTGGCTGTTGCCGTTCATTATCATCCTCTCATCAAACAGGACACATGGTAAGGAAAAACTTGCCTGGATTTTAGCGGTCATTTTTATCTCATGGTTTGCCTGGATCTTCTACCTGCTGCTTGCACCGGTCTCCAGACAAAGGACCCGTGTGGATTAA
- a CDS encoding DUF4142 domain-containing protein: MKNSVLALFCVAALTACKKNETTVTDTSTDSMDMAYPVDSVTVDTAMVAGSMQMNEQDRTFANDAAKGSMMEVMLGNMAAGKATNAKVKALADMMVRDHTAAGDELKSWATGAGFTLPAAVDDNQKKQHDDLQAKSGAEFDRSYADMMVQHHTQSIEKFKQQISGGSDASLKSFAEKTLPTLERHLQESKAAMDAVK; encoded by the coding sequence ATGAAGAATTCTGTTTTAGCGTTATTCTGTGTCGCGGCTTTAACAGCCTGCAAAAAAAATGAAACCACTGTAACCGATACGTCCACGGACAGTATGGATATGGCTTATCCTGTAGATTCTGTTACGGTGGATACAGCAATGGTGGCCGGAAGTATGCAAATGAATGAACAGGACAGGACATTTGCAAACGATGCAGCAAAAGGAAGTATGATGGAAGTTATGTTAGGAAATATGGCCGCTGGAAAGGCCACGAATGCGAAGGTTAAGGCTTTGGCCGATATGATGGTGCGCGATCATACCGCCGCCGGTGACGAACTTAAATCATGGGCTACGGGTGCAGGCTTCACTCTGCCTGCTGCGGTTGATGATAATCAAAAGAAACAGCATGATGACCTGCAGGCAAAGTCGGGTGCTGAGTTTGACCGCTCCTATGCCGACATGATGGTCCAACATCACACGCAATCGATTGAGAAATTCAAACAGCAGATTTCAGGAGGCAGTGATGCATCACTCAAATCTTTTGCTGAAAAGACGCTGCCAACACTGGAACGTCATCTTCAGGAATCAAAAGCTGCGATGGATGCAGTAAAATAG
- a CDS encoding ArsR/SmtB family transcription factor, which translates to MGVTKTEHYTDAQNETANLLKAIAHPARVAIIEFLIQTNSCICNDIVGHLPLSQATVSQHLRELKNAGIIQGTVEGKAINYCINKEAVQKLELYFSGIFRAAAKLENRCC; encoded by the coding sequence ATGGGAGTTACGAAAACGGAGCATTATACGGACGCACAAAATGAAACAGCCAACCTGCTTAAAGCCATTGCCCACCCCGCCAGAGTGGCAATCATTGAATTCCTGATCCAAACCAATTCCTGCATCTGCAACGATATCGTAGGCCATCTCCCTCTCTCGCAGGCCACGGTTTCGCAGCATTTAAGGGAATTAAAGAATGCCGGGATCATCCAGGGGACTGTGGAAGGTAAGGCGATTAACTATTGCATAAACAAAGAAGCGGTTCAGAAACTGGAACTCTATTTCAGCGGTATTTTTCGCGCAGCGGCCAAGCTGGAAAACCGTTGCTGTTAA